In Campylobacter suis, the following proteins share a genomic window:
- the ruvX gene encoding Holliday junction resolvase RuvX, producing the protein MTSTKKIKIIALDIGLKRIGMAFSYGEVVLPLTPILRKNRNQAARDVSEAIRQREAEILVVGVPLGGASEDEMKRRISHFVSLLEFDGEIFYQDEALSSFEASELTKDERDGKFDSVAAMIILKRYINKTNKA; encoded by the coding sequence ATGACAAGCACAAAAAAGATCAAAATCATCGCACTAGACATAGGTCTTAAGCGCATAGGTATGGCATTTTCTTACGGCGAAGTAGTCTTACCTCTTACACCCATACTTCGTAAAAATCGCAACCAAGCCGCGCGAGATGTAAGTGAAGCAATAAGACAAAGAGAAGCTGAAATTTTAGTTGTTGGTGTTCCGCTTGGGGGCGCGAGTGAAGATGAGATGAAAAGGCGGATTAGCCATTTTGTATCACTTTTAGAGTTTGATGGGGAAATTTTTTACCAAGATGAGGCGCTAAGTAGTTTTGAGGCAAGTGAGCTTACAAAAGATGAGCGAGATGGTAAATTTGACAGCGTAGCTGCGATGATAATATTAAAAAGATACATTAATAAAACTAACAAAGCGTAA
- a CDS encoding NAD(P)H-binding protein, producing the protein MKTALVVGATGVVGREILLQLLADERYDKVIVWARREIKISSAKLETRVIDFEKISELSLYGVDEVFCALGTTINQAKTRANFIKVDFTYTFEIAKVAKISGVQKFILISAPNANSTSKNFYLCTKGKVEDAIRGLRFKALHIVRAPLIDGKRAQFRLGEWIFIKLFKILPKGFLKTYQPLGGKQIAKAAILKAQDRSLGVCEYFVFEILG; encoded by the coding sequence GTGAAAACAGCTTTGGTTGTTGGCGCAACTGGTGTGGTTGGGCGTGAAATTTTACTTCAGCTCTTAGCCGATGAAAGATATGACAAAGTTATAGTTTGGGCTAGAAGAGAGATTAAAATTTCTAGCGCCAAACTTGAAACAAGGGTTATTGATTTTGAAAAAATTTCAGAACTTAGTTTATATGGCGTAGATGAGGTTTTTTGCGCTCTTGGTACTACTATAAATCAGGCAAAAACTCGTGCAAATTTTATCAAGGTAGACTTTACATATACTTTTGAAATCGCAAAAGTTGCTAAAATATCAGGTGTTCAAAAATTTATCCTAATCTCTGCTCCAAATGCAAATTCTACTTCAAAAAATTTCTATCTTTGTACAAAAGGCAAGGTTGAGGACGCGATAAGGGGTTTAAGATTTAAAGCTCTACATATTGTAAGAGCGCCTTTGATTGATGGTAAAAGAGCTCAATTTAGGCTTGGAGAGTGGATTTTTATAAAACTTTTTAAAATTTTGCCAAAGGGATTTTTAAAAACATATCAGCCCTTAGGTGGCAAGCAGATAGCAAAAGCGGCGATACTTAAGGCTCAGGATAGAAGCTTAGGAGTTTGCGAGTATTTTGTATTTGAAATTTTAGGCTAA
- the nusA gene encoding transcription termination factor NusA, which translates to MERISDIIESIANEKGLEIDDVKERVKRALINTARHVYGEHYEYDVSLDANKNLKLYQKILILANDDERLSEDNEHFIGVSEARKIHGSVEVGDELTYELSLDNLGRTAAQTLHKELEFHIQRLVEEKIFQKYEEMVGNVVFGTVVRVDEQENTFIEVDELRAVLPRKYRIKGEKFKMGDVVKAVIRKVYSDKNLGIKVELSRTSPKFLEALLTAEVPEIKDGGIVIQGSARIPGERAKVAIMSVSPSIDAVGATVGTKGVRINAVSKELKNENIDVVEYSHEPIIFITRAMSPAIISSVKIDYKKAIVSLVSDQKSKAIGKAGINIRLASMLTGYEIELNELGAGGAKTNSDGNSMTRDLKALFGDL; encoded by the coding sequence ATGGAAAGAATTTCAGATATTATAGAGTCTATAGCAAACGAAAAAGGGCTTGAGATAGATGATGTTAAAGAGCGTGTAAAGCGTGCTTTGATAAATACTGCAAGACATGTGTATGGTGAGCATTACGAGTATGATGTAAGCCTTGATGCTAATAAAAATTTAAAGCTTTATCAAAAAATTTTGATATTAGCAAATGATGATGAGCGTTTAAGCGAAGATAACGAACATTTTATAGGCGTCAGTGAGGCGAGAAAGATTCACGGAAGCGTGGAAGTTGGAGATGAACTCACATATGAGCTAAGCCTTGATAACCTAGGTAGAACAGCTGCTCAAACGCTTCATAAAGAGCTTGAGTTTCATATACAAAGACTTGTTGAAGAGAAAATTTTTCAAAAATATGAAGAGATGGTTGGAAATGTTGTTTTTGGAACGGTTGTGCGTGTTGATGAGCAGGAAAATACCTTTATCGAAGTAGATGAGCTTCGCGCAGTTTTACCGCGTAAATACCGCATAAAAGGTGAAAAATTTAAGATGGGCGATGTTGTAAAAGCGGTTATTAGAAAAGTTTATAGTGATAAAAATTTGGGCATAAAAGTAGAACTTTCTCGCACATCCCCTAAATTTCTTGAGGCACTTTTAACGGCTGAAGTGCCTGAGATAAAAGATGGTGGTATTGTCATACAAGGTAGTGCGCGCATACCTGGAGAGAGGGCAAAAGTGGCGATAATGTCAGTTTCTCCTAGCATTGACGCTGTTGGTGCTACCGTTGGTACTAAAGGCGTGCGTATAAATGCTGTAAGTAAGGAGCTAAAAAACGAAAATATCGATGTTGTTGAGTACTCTCACGAGCCTATCATCTTTATCACTCGTGCGATGAGTCCAGCCATTATTAGCTCTGTAAAGATCGATTACAAAAAGGCTATAGTAAGCCTTGTGAGTGATCAAAAAAGTAAGGCCATAGGTAAAGCTGGCATCAATATCCGCCTTGCAAGCATGCTAACTGGCTATGAGATAGAGTTAAATGAGCTCGGTGCTGGCGGTGCAAAAACAAACAGCGATGGCAATAGCATGACTCGTGATTTAAAAGCTTTATTTGGGGATTTGTAG
- a CDS encoding HP0268 family nuclease, with the protein MELKLARNEIDAKPKAISLDKIEAAVNKEGQKIFYFDKENSHKQLIALVEHFEEKGLSVYHRTVKYGLDDNDYMYEVHIL; encoded by the coding sequence ATGGAGTTAAAACTTGCTAGAAACGAGATAGACGCAAAGCCAAAAGCTATCTCACTTGATAAGATAGAAGCTGCCGTAAATAAAGAGGGACAGAAAATTTTTTACTTTGATAAAGAAAATAGCCACAAACAGCTTATAGCCCTTGTTGAACACTTTGAAGAAAAGGGGCTTAGTGTGTATCACAGAACGGTTAAGTACGGACTTGATGACAACGACTATATGTATGAAGTTCATATATTATAA
- the miaB gene encoding tRNA (N6-isopentenyl adenosine(37)-C2)-methylthiotransferase MiaB gives MMAKKLFIQTLGCAMNVRDSEHIIAELKDKDDYELTNEMGEADLILINTCSVREKPVHKLFSEVGAFEKAKKNGAKIGVCGCTASHLGSEIFKRAPYVDFVLGARNVSKISTAVKTPKFISTDINYDESDYAFGEFRGSPYKSHINISIGCDKKCTYCIVPHTRGDEISIPANLIVKEAQRAAKSGASEIFLLGQNVNNYGKRFSNSHEKMDFSDLLVRLSEIDGIERIRFTSPHPLHMDDKFLEIFANNPKICKSMHMPLQSGNTKVLREMKRGYTKEWFLDRAQKLRSLCPDVSISTDIIVAFPGESDEEFEDTMDVIEKVRFEQIFSFKYSPRPLTKAAEFTNQIDEKVASARLTRLQARHNEILDEIVAAQNGKVFDVYFEELRANGGVAGRSFNNFLVQVQGSEELLGKTLKVRVDNPKRMVLYGELV, from the coding sequence ATAATGGCTAAAAAACTATTTATTCAGACACTAGGCTGTGCGATGAATGTCCGCGATAGCGAGCATATCATCGCTGAGCTAAAAGATAAAGATGACTATGAGCTCACAAATGAGATGGGCGAGGCTGATCTCATACTTATAAACACTTGCTCTGTGCGCGAAAAGCCTGTGCATAAGCTTTTTAGCGAGGTTGGGGCATTTGAAAAAGCTAAGAAAAACGGCGCTAAGATCGGTGTTTGCGGATGTACGGCAAGCCATCTTGGGAGTGAAATTTTTAAGCGCGCACCTTATGTTGATTTTGTGCTTGGCGCTAGAAATGTGAGCAAAATTTCAACTGCCGTAAAAACACCAAAATTTATCTCAACTGATATAAACTACGATGAGAGCGACTACGCATTTGGCGAGTTTCGTGGCTCTCCGTATAAAAGCCATATCAACATCTCAATCGGTTGTGATAAAAAATGCACCTACTGTATCGTGCCACACACTAGAGGCGATGAAATTTCAATCCCTGCAAATCTTATAGTAAAAGAGGCGCAAAGAGCTGCCAAAAGCGGTGCGAGCGAGATCTTCTTACTCGGTCAAAATGTAAATAATTATGGAAAAAGGTTTTCAAACTCGCACGAGAAGATGGACTTTTCAGATCTTTTGGTAAGGCTTAGCGAGATTGATGGCATTGAGCGTATCCGATTTACTAGCCCACATCCGCTTCATATGGATGATAAATTCCTAGAAATTTTTGCCAATAATCCTAAAATTTGCAAGTCCATGCATATGCCACTTCAAAGCGGAAATACAAAGGTATTGCGCGAAATGAAGCGCGGATATACAAAAGAGTGGTTTTTGGACCGCGCGCAAAAACTTCGCTCGCTTTGCCCTGATGTAAGCATCTCAACCGACATCATCGTAGCTTTTCCTGGCGAGAGCGATGAGGAGTTTGAGGATACGATGGATGTGATAGAAAAGGTGAGGTTTGAGCAAATTTTTAGCTTTAAATACTCTCCACGCCCGCTTACGAAGGCGGCTGAATTTACAAATCAAATCGATGAAAAAGTAGCCTCCGCACGCCTAACACGCCTGCAAGCGCGCCATAATGAGATACTTGATGAGATAGTGGCGGCGCAAAATGGCAAGGTGTTTGATGTTTATTTTGAAGAGCTTCGCGCAAACGGCGGTGTGGCTGGGCGTAGCTTTAATAACTTCTTAGTTCAAGTCCAAGGTAGTGAAGAGCTACTTGGCAAGACGCTAAAAGTCCGCGTTGATAATCCAAAGCGCATGGTGCTTTATGGCGAGTTGGTTTAA
- a CDS encoding lysophospholipid acyltransferase family protein: MASWFKKFKLNCAVIAINALIWFIFLTCKKTYTNTKLPQDGCVVVFWHGRLAFMSFAYLRYWGKDFGGKKAGKVIISDHRDGELITKIIKFFGIGTIRGSSSRGGAKALIEALREIKNGTDVIITPDGPRGPRHSVADGAVVIAQKTNREIYALNYEASSFWELKSWDKMIIPKPFCTINFSLSKPFSVADMSQDEAKELIQNKLWLASEQDGGKSALQNKSDFVANLKIWWAKKAKKQNEQSNES, from the coding sequence ATGGCGAGTTGGTTTAAAAAATTTAAGCTAAATTGCGCTGTGATTGCGATAAATGCGCTGATTTGGTTTATATTTTTGACCTGCAAAAAAACTTATACAAATACCAAGCTCCCGCAAGATGGCTGTGTCGTTGTATTTTGGCACGGTCGGCTTGCTTTTATGAGCTTTGCATACTTAAGATACTGGGGCAAGGACTTTGGCGGTAAAAAGGCTGGCAAGGTCATCATAAGTGATCACAGAGATGGCGAGCTAATAACAAAAATCATAAAATTTTTTGGTATCGGCACCATCCGCGGAAGTAGCTCAAGAGGCGGTGCAAAGGCGCTCATCGAGGCACTTCGTGAGATAAAAAATGGCACCGATGTCATCATTACGCCAGATGGACCACGCGGACCAAGACATAGCGTGGCTGATGGAGCGGTCGTGATAGCACAAAAAACCAATCGTGAAATTTACGCGCTAAACTATGAAGCAAGCTCATTTTGGGAGCTAAAAAGCTGGGATAAGATGATAATCCCAAAACCATTTTGCACTATAAATTTCAGTCTCTCAAAGCCATTTAGTGTGGCTGATATGTCACAAGATGAGGCAAAAGAGCTCATTCAAAATAAGCTGTGGCTAGCTAGCGAGCAAGATGGCGGAAAAAGTGCCTTGCAAAATAAAAGCGACTTTGTGGCAAACCTTAAAATTTGGTGGGCTAAAAAAGCAAAGAAGCAAAACGAGCAAAGCAATGAGAGCTAA
- a CDS encoding DUF333 domain-containing protein: MKNIKIFLLCIVCVIFAGCTKKSLEERLTKLDDPTARYCVQVGGKILPRVKTESNKRLLCRLSPVKVVDAWELYEASRKLNP; this comes from the coding sequence ATGAAAAATATAAAAATTTTCTTGCTTTGTATAGTGTGTGTGATTTTTGCAGGTTGTACAAAAAAGAGTTTAGAGGAGCGTCTAACAAAACTAGATGATCCTACAGCTAGATACTGCGTGCAAGTTGGCGGTAAAATTTTACCAAGGGTAAAAACTGAGTCAAATAAGCGACTTCTTTGCAGGCTAAGCCCTGTAAAAGTAGTTGATGCTTGGGAGCTTTATGAGGCTTCACGAAAGCTTAATCCTTAA
- the recG gene encoding ATP-dependent DNA helicase RecG → MKFEPKDREELASIGIFSLLDLALCLPKNFESSFLTQSPRQGMVCVEAEISSLRRANGGMLVASAFCKTWECEIKIVIFHAKSWHYGAFKVHKELILSGTCAYAYGAWQLTNPKIITKTGTITPKFRRDMKDEKLLKIIAKYINEQNLIDEGLNGLEISYLLSLHGGDENAVLLLEKLRSGELDTNVLKFVEIFNYIKKLNSKKLVYKNQKVELFEIEQWLKNLPFSPTNDQISAIYDIRTDLKNNHAVRRVVMGDVGSGKTIVMLAGALSVYPQKAVLMAPTSILAEQLYSEAVRLLPEFMRVVLLKSGEKNSNLDSANLIIGTHVLLYTDLPKAPLVMVDEQHRFGSAQRAKIEELVKDGDRMATFVQFSATPIPRTLTLINSSLVSYSFLREIPFKKHIRTQVIKNADFLSFLSHLRSEIAKGRQAIIVYPLVESSENFNYQSLSEASEFWLKNFKNVFITHGKDKNKEEILAKFRDEGEILLATTIVEVGISLPRLSTILVVGAERLGLATLHQLRGRVGRNGGEGYCFLYTKLKAIPARLTEFSATIDGFKIAELDLKNRQSGDILNGSVQHGATFEYYDYEEEITLAAKDRVQKLSYV, encoded by the coding sequence ATGAAATTTGAGCCAAAAGACCGTGAAGAGCTAGCAAGCATTGGTATATTTAGCCTGCTTGACCTAGCACTTTGTCTACCAAAAAATTTTGAAAGCAGTTTTCTTACGCAAAGCCCAAGACAAGGCATGGTTTGCGTTGAGGCTGAAATTTCATCATTGCGGCGTGCAAATGGTGGCATGCTTGTAGCTAGTGCTTTTTGCAAGACTTGGGAGTGTGAGATAAAGATAGTTATATTTCACGCAAAGAGCTGGCACTATGGTGCCTTTAAAGTACATAAAGAGCTTATTTTAAGCGGTACTTGCGCCTATGCTTATGGAGCTTGGCAGCTTACAAATCCAAAAATCATCACAAAAACTGGCACTATCACTCCAAAATTTCGTCGCGATATGAAAGATGAGAAGCTGTTAAAAATTATCGCAAAATATATAAATGAGCAAAATTTAATAGATGAAGGTCTAAATGGCTTAGAAATTTCATATCTTTTATCGCTTCATGGTGGCGATGAAAATGCTGTTTTATTGCTTGAGAAGCTAAGAAGTGGTGAGCTTGATACGAATGTTTTAAAATTTGTAGAAATTTTTAACTATATAAAAAAACTAAATTCAAAAAAACTAGTCTATAAAAATCAAAAAGTGGAGCTTTTTGAGATTGAGCAGTGGTTAAAAAATTTGCCATTTAGTCCAACAAATGACCAAATTTCGGCTATTTACGATATAAGGACAGACTTAAAAAACAATCACGCTGTGAGGCGAGTGGTGATGGGAGATGTTGGTAGCGGAAAGACTATCGTTATGCTTGCTGGTGCTCTTAGTGTTTATCCGCAAAAAGCTGTCTTGATGGCTCCAACAAGTATCTTGGCTGAGCAGCTTTATAGTGAGGCTGTGCGACTGCTACCAGAGTTTATGCGTGTTGTTTTGTTAAAGAGTGGCGAAAAAAATTCTAACTTAGATAGCGCAAATTTAATAATCGGCACCCATGTTTTGCTTTATACTGATTTACCAAAAGCTCCACTTGTTATGGTTGATGAGCAACATCGTTTTGGCTCAGCACAGCGCGCAAAGATAGAAGAGCTTGTAAAAGATGGTGACCGTATGGCTACTTTTGTTCAGTTCTCAGCCACGCCTATACCTCGCACTCTTACGCTTATTAACTCATCTTTGGTGAGTTATAGCTTTTTACGAGAAATTCCTTTTAAAAAGCATATAAGAACGCAAGTCATTAAAAATGCGGACTTTTTGTCGTTTTTAAGCCATTTGCGCTCAGAGATAGCAAAGGGCAGGCAAGCCATCATCGTCTATCCGCTTGTTGAAAGTAGTGAGAATTTTAACTATCAAAGCCTGAGTGAGGCAAGCGAGTTTTGGCTTAAAAATTTTAAAAATGTCTTTATAACGCATGGAAAAGATAAAAATAAAGAGGAAATTTTAGCTAAATTTCGTGATGAGGGTGAAATTTTACTTGCTACTACGATCGTTGAGGTAGGTATATCTTTGCCGCGACTTAGTACGATATTAGTTGTTGGGGCTGAACGGCTTGGACTTGCTACGCTTCATCAGTTGCGTGGTCGTGTTGGTAGAAACGGCGGTGAGGGGTATTGTTTTTTATATACAAAACTTAAAGCCATCCCTGCAAGACTTACTGAATTTTCGGCAACGATTGATGGTTTTAAGATAGCTGAACTTGACCTAAAAAACCGCCAAAGCGGCGATATATTAAACGGTAGCGTGCAGCATGGAGCGACATTTGAGTATTATGATTATGAAGAAGAGATAACCCTTGCAGCAAAGGATAGGGTGCAAAAATTAAGCTATGTCTAA
- a CDS encoding M16 family metallopeptidase, protein MKILNLNVKNIEIPVVFESSNSLEVANLKLVFKVAGACKNKKSGLARLAANMLNEGTKTMGSVAFARELESRAISLDVSAGFETFGIDISCLKEHFSFALSSLEKLLRDPNLTDECLAKCKTITLGEISNNQNDNDYLARCGLYKMLYNGTNLAEPTIGTSKSLQDISLKDISEFLSLHMDLSNLFIVFGGDVKADELDELKSALSVLNVGSKRELEIYKTSDKCETSIITKQSEQAYIYFGSPFNVAKDERFKASVAMFVLGESGFGSRIMEEIRVKRGLAYAAYARGIYGLSSTQVFGYLQTKNESKDEAISVVRAEFEKFIKNGVSKSELLQAKKFLLGSLPLRLETLFKRLNIAQDEFYKGEKLGSFIQELKKIEQLTQDELNSFISSHSEIGKLSFCVLFDGK, encoded by the coding sequence ATGAAAATTTTAAATTTAAATGTAAAAAATATAGAAATTCCAGTTGTTTTTGAAAGCTCAAATTCGCTTGAAGTGGCAAATTTAAAGCTTGTTTTTAAAGTAGCCGGTGCGTGCAAAAATAAAAAGTCAGGACTTGCTAGGTTGGCTGCAAATATGCTAAATGAAGGCACGAAAACAATGGGCTCGGTAGCTTTTGCTAGAGAGCTTGAGAGCAGGGCGATAAGCCTTGATGTGAGTGCTGGATTTGAGACATTTGGGATTGATATTAGCTGTTTAAAAGAGCATTTTTCTTTTGCGTTAAGTTCGCTAGAAAAGTTGCTTCGCGATCCAAATTTAACTGATGAGTGCCTTGCTAAGTGCAAAACCATCACGCTTGGTGAGATCTCAAATAACCAAAATGACAACGACTATCTAGCAAGATGCGGGCTTTACAAAATGCTTTATAATGGCACAAATTTGGCTGAGCCAACTATTGGCACAAGCAAGAGTTTACAAGATATTTCACTAAAAGATATAAGTGAGTTTTTGAGTTTACATATGGATCTTTCAAATTTATTTATAGTTTTTGGTGGAGATGTAAAAGCTGATGAGCTTGATGAGTTAAAGAGTGCCTTAAGCGTGCTTAATGTTGGCTCTAAGCGCGAGCTTGAAATTTATAAAACGAGCGATAAGTGCGAAACTAGCATTATCACAAAGCAAAGTGAACAAGCTTATATCTACTTTGGTTCGCCGTTTAATGTTGCTAAAGATGAGAGATTTAAGGCTAGTGTTGCGATGTTCGTACTTGGAGAAAGTGGCTTTGGATCGCGTATAATGGAGGAAATTCGCGTCAAGCGTGGTCTTGCTTATGCGGCTTATGCTAGAGGAATTTATGGTCTTTCTAGTACGCAAGTTTTTGGATATTTGCAAACTAAAAATGAGAGCAAGGACGAAGCGATAAGCGTAGTAAGGGCAGAATTTGAGAAATTTATTAAAAATGGTGTAAGTAAATCTGAACTTTTGCAAGCAAAGAAATTTTTACTTGGTTCATTGCCATTGCGTTTAGAAACGCTTTTTAAGCGTTTAAATATAGCTCAAGATGAGTTTTATAAGGGCGAAAAGCTTGGCTCATTTATCCAAGAGCTTAAAAAGATAGAGCAACTAACACAAGATGAGCTAAATAGCTTCATCTCATCACACAGCGAGATAGGCAAGCTAAGCTTTTGTGTGCTTTTTGATGGAAAATGA
- a CDS encoding dehypoxanthine futalosine cyclase: MNRLSIEQAVDLIENASLHELGAMAYDRKKQLHPDGTTTFIVDRNINYTNVCWVDCEFCAFYRHAKEEDAYVLSFEEIGKKIEELIEIGGTQILFQGGVHPRLKIEWYEELVEFITKNYPSITIHGFSAVEIDYIARVSKISVTEVLKRLKDKGFYSMPGAGAEILSDRVRDIIAPKKCDTTVWLDIHRQAHKLDIKTTATMMFGTVETTREIVEHWDHIRNLQDETGGFRAFILWSFQGLNTKLMAKHPEISKQSSNRYLRLLAVSRLFLDNFLNIQSSWVTQGSYVGQLALKFGANDLGSTMMEENVVKAAGAAFRMNQAQMIELIRDVGEKPAKRNTNYDILERF, from the coding sequence TTGAATAGACTTAGTATAGAGCAAGCGGTTGATCTTATAGAAAATGCGTCGCTTCACGAGCTTGGTGCCATGGCTTATGACAGAAAAAAGCAGCTACATCCTGATGGCACTACGACATTTATTGTTGATAGAAATATAAACTACACAAATGTTTGCTGGGTGGATTGCGAGTTTTGTGCATTTTATCGTCATGCAAAAGAGGAAGATGCCTATGTCCTTAGCTTTGAGGAGATTGGTAAAAAGATAGAGGAGCTTATAGAGATAGGTGGGACACAAATTTTATTTCAAGGTGGAGTGCACCCAAGATTAAAAATAGAGTGGTATGAGGAGCTCGTGGAGTTTATCACAAAAAACTATCCAAGCATAACTATACACGGATTTTCTGCGGTTGAGATAGACTATATAGCAAGAGTTTCTAAAATTTCAGTAACAGAGGTTTTAAAGCGCTTAAAAGATAAAGGGTTTTACTCTATGCCAGGTGCTGGGGCTGAAATTTTAAGCGATAGAGTACGCGACATCATAGCTCCAAAAAAGTGTGATACCACTGTTTGGCTAGATATCCACAGACAAGCGCACAAGCTTGATATAAAAACTACTGCAACTATGATGTTTGGAACTGTTGAGACTACGCGCGAGATAGTTGAGCATTGGGATCATATTAGGAATTTACAAGATGAAACAGGCGGTTTTCGTGCATTTATACTTTGGAGCTTTCAGGGATTAAACACAAAGCTTATGGCAAAACATCCTGAAATTTCTAAGCAAAGCTCAAACCGTTACTTGCGCCTATTAGCTGTATCAAGACTTTTTTTAGATAACTTTTTAAATATCCAAAGTAGTTGGGTTACGCAGGGTAGTTATGTTGGTCAGTTGGCACTTAAATTTGGTGCAAATGATCTTGGTAGCACCATGATGGAAGAAAATGTCGTAAAAGCAGCTGGCGCAGCATTTAGAATGAATCAGGCTCAGATGATAGAGTTGATACGAGATGTTGGTGAAAAGCCAGCAAAGCGCAACACAAACTATGATATTTTAGAAAGATTTTAG
- a CDS encoding NfeD family protein — MMINGYVLMAIGTVLGVAEIFAFGSFYLFFCGIGFFVTGVISVIFGDFAWYFGLLYSLTLAVVFAFLFRKRMLGLIKPKESFEAEFLTQSGIGEVRENMVYFKGTFWHFDPNLDLKNGDKVEILGTKGNEVIIKN, encoded by the coding sequence ATGATGATTAACGGTTATGTTTTGATGGCTATTGGCACTGTTTTGGGCGTAGCTGAAATTTTTGCATTTGGATCTTTTTACCTATTTTTTTGTGGTATAGGATTTTTTGTAACTGGCGTCATAAGTGTGATATTTGGCGACTTTGCTTGGTATTTTGGTTTGCTTTATTCTCTGACTTTGGCAGTTGTTTTTGCTTTTTTGTTTAGAAAAAGAATGCTTGGTTTGATAAAGCCAAAAGAGAGTTTTGAAGCTGAGTTTCTAACTCAAAGCGGAATTGGGGAAGTGCGAGAAAATATGGTATATTTTAAGGGTACTTTTTGGCATTTTGATCCGAATTTGGATTTAAAAAACGGAGATAAAGTAGAAATCCTAGGCACAAAAGGCAATGAAGTTATTATAAAAAACTAG